A genomic segment from Salvelinus sp. IW2-2015 unplaced genomic scaffold, ASM291031v2 Un_scaffold3041, whole genome shotgun sequence encodes:
- the tmigd1 gene encoding transmembrane and immunoglobulin domain-containing protein 1, with amino-acid sequence MMMSVKASVFLLVLYFTTQISGLEVKSVPEVSGGFVHTELEKTVSLTCLSEPQEEELVWLRNGQLVSIAAGNTWGSSRLCVTPVTHKDHAAIFTCQMKNNASVNASVQLEVTYAPLHSGKEEVSVEQTRELELSCDVSANPPVLVSWQQHGDPIHLSEGGFLLSNDGFESRLKVGRVDKAVHQGLYSCVTSSPVYPNRTKSFEVTVTDKTIQFQTDLIFPMVAGLVVIGCTILLAIVSRWRWITQCCK; translated from the exons ATGATGATGTCAGTGAAAGCCAGTGTGTTCTTGCTGGTGCTCTACTTTACCACACAGATCTCAG ggTTAGAGGTGAAGTCAGTTCCAGAAGTCAGTGGAGGGTTTGTCCACACAGAGCTGGAGAAGACAGTGtctctgacctgtctgtctgagcCCCAGGAGGAAGAGCTGGTGTGGCTGAGGAACGGTCAGCTGGTCAGCATTGCAGCGGGCAACACCTGGGGCAGCAGCAGGCTCTGTGTCACGCCCGTAACCCACAAGGACCACGCCGCCATCTTTACCTGCCAGATGAAGAACAATGCCAGCGTCAACGCCTCAGTCCAGCTGGAGGTCAcct ACGCCCCGTTGCACTCTGGGAAGGAGGAGGTGTCGGTGGAGCAGACTAGGGAGCTGGAATTGTCATGTGACGTCTCTGCCAACCCCCCCGTCTTGGTGTCATGGCAACAGCACGGAGACCCCATCCACCTATCAGAGGGCGGCTTCCTACTGTCCAATGACGGCTTTGAGTCTCGTCTGAAGGTGGGCCGGGTGGATAAGGCAGTACACCAAGGTCTCTACAGCTGTGTGACGTCATCGCCCGTTTACCCAAATCGCACCAAATCTTTTGAAGTCACTGTCACAG acAAGACCATTCAGTTCCAGACAGACCTGATCTTTCCCATGGTAGCAGGCCTGGTGGTGATAGGCTGTACCATATTGCTCGCCATCGTCTCTCGCTGGAGGTGGATCACACAg TGCTGCAAGTAG